One Desulfitibacter sp. BRH_c19 genomic region harbors:
- a CDS encoding malate dehydrogenase: protein MTIQEEALKLHEEAKGKLSIVSKVPVNNQKDLSLAYTPGVAEPCKRIAENPEESYKYTSRGNMVAVITDGTAVLGLGDIGPLAAMPVMEGKSVLFKEFAGVDAIPICLDTKDPEKIIETVKLIAPSFGGINLEDIAAPACFIIEERLKAELDIPVFHDDQHGTAVVVMAALLNSLKVVKKEIADIKIVVLGAGSAGIAIVKLLLGLGLKNVIMCDRKGSIYKGRDSLNPAKEEIANVTNLEKYQGDLEGALVNSDVFIGVSGPGLVSKDMIAKMAKDSIIMAMSNPVPEIMPDLAKEVGAKVICTGRSDFPNQVNNVLAFPGIFRGALDVRASDINEDMKLAAAYAIAGLITDAELKPEYVIPEAFDERVARAVANAVSEAAKKSGLARI from the coding sequence ATGACAATTCAAGAAGAAGCTCTTAAGCTCCATGAGGAAGCAAAAGGAAAATTAAGTATAGTATCTAAAGTTCCTGTGAATAACCAAAAAGATTTAAGTTTAGCATATACTCCAGGGGTAGCTGAACCATGTAAAAGGATAGCTGAAAACCCTGAGGAGTCATACAAATATACTTCCAGAGGAAATATGGTTGCTGTTATTACTGATGGGACTGCTGTGCTTGGCTTAGGTGACATAGGGCCATTAGCTGCAATGCCAGTAATGGAAGGAAAATCTGTTCTTTTTAAAGAATTTGCAGGTGTTGATGCAATCCCCATTTGCTTGGACACCAAAGATCCAGAAAAAATTATCGAAACTGTAAAACTTATTGCACCAAGCTTTGGTGGTATAAATTTGGAGGATATAGCGGCTCCAGCTTGTTTTATCATTGAAGAAAGGTTAAAGGCAGAGCTTGACATTCCTGTGTTTCATGATGATCAGCATGGAACTGCAGTAGTAGTTATGGCTGCTCTACTAAATTCCTTAAAGGTCGTTAAAAAGGAAATTGCTGATATTAAGATAGTTGTATTGGGTGCGGGATCGGCTGGAATAGCTATTGTGAAACTCTTACTTGGACTAGGTTTAAAGAATGTTATTATGTGCGATCGTAAGGGTTCAATATACAAGGGTAGAGATAGTTTAAACCCTGCAAAAGAAGAAATTGCCAATGTAACCAATTTAGAAAAGTATCAGGGTGATTTAGAAGGAGCACTAGTTAACTCAGATGTCTTTATAGGAGTTTCAGGGCCTGGTTTGGTATCAAAAGATATGATTGCAAAAATGGCCAAAGATTCAATTATAATGGCAATGTCAAATCCAGTACCTGAAATAATGCCTGATTTAGCTAAAGAAGTTGGTGCAAAAGTTATATGTACTGGAAGGTCTGATTTTCCTAATCAGGTCAACAATGTCTTAGCATTTCCAGGAATATTTAGAGGTGCTTTAGATGTTAGAGCTAGTGATATAAATGAGGATATGAAATTAGCAGCTGCTTATGCAATTGCTGGTTTAATAACAGATGCAGAATTAAAACCTGAATATGTCATACCTGAAGCCTTTGATGAAAGGGTTGCAAGGGCCGTAGCCAATGCTGTATCTGAAGCAGCTAAAAAAAGTGGGCTGGCACGTATTTAG